One segment of Anastrepha obliqua isolate idAnaObli1 chromosome 3, idAnaObli1_1.0, whole genome shotgun sequence DNA contains the following:
- the LOC129240880 gene encoding heat shock protein 67B3 yields the protein MPIRNIPPFVLSLDSTPYFNHDVYPNHIYRRLHERQHHPLDLGTLGLLARLGPHAKHLVANKHNAECDIASRFGKNGFEVHLDVGLFKPEDLSVKIVDDSLVIEGKHEEREDDHGHISRHFVRRYVLPKGYDPDTIVSTLSSDSALTVRIPSPPQLPELEKKERVIEIQQVGPSDIFLKSKSQEEADAAQPALK from the coding sequence atgccTATTCGCAACATTCCACCATTTGTCTTGAGCTTGGATTCGACTCCATACTTCAACCACGATGTATATCCAAATCATATTTATCGACGATTGCACGAGCGTCAACATCATCCATTGGATTTAGGCACATTGGGGTTATTAGCGCGTTTAGGTCCACACGCTAAACACTTAGTGGCTAACAAACATAACGCAGAATGCGATATTGCTAGTCGTTTCGGAAAGAATGGTTTTGAAGTGCATCTCGACGTTGGTTTATTCAAACCTGAGGATCTTAGTGTGAAAATAGTAGATGATTCATTAGTGATTGAGGGTAAACATGAAGAGCGCGAAGATGACCATGGACATATTTCACGTCACTTTGTGCGTCGTTACGTACTTCCCAAAGGCTATGATCCGGATACTATTGTGTCGACTTTATCATCGGATAGTGCATTAACTGTGCGTATACCCTCCCCACCCCAGCTCCCAGAACTAGAGAAAAAGGAACGTGTAATAGAAATACAGCAGGTTGGCCCTTCtgacatatttttaaagagCAAAAGCCAGGAGGAGGCTGATGCCGCTCAGCCAGCATTAAAATaa
- the LOC129242627 gene encoding heat shock protein 23-like, producing the protein MANLPLILSLADDLSRLTPFYEPVFYSRWPAITTSPGGQLRKFEKDLPIATVGKDGFQASMDVQQFKPSELSVKVVDDQIVVEGKHEEREDDHGYISRHFVRRYALPKGFHADKVVSTLSSDGVLTVSVPKPAIEDKSNEKLIQIQQTGPAHLNVKENKKESLEEEKPKA; encoded by the coding sequence atggCGAACCTACCATTAATCTTGAGTTTGGCTGACGATTTAAGCCGCTTGACACCATTCTACGAACCGGTGTTCTACAGCCGTTGGCCCGCAATTACTACATCACCCGGTGGCCAATTACGCAAGTTTGAAAAGGATCTGCCCATCGCTACTGTGGGAAAGGATGGATTCCAGGCCAGTATGGATGTGCAGCAGTTTAAACCAAGTGAACTGAGCGTGAAGGTAGTCGATGACCAAATCGTTGTTGAGGGTAAGCATGAGGAGCGAGAAGATGACCACGGTTATATTTCACGACATTTTGTTCGTCGCTATGCACTGCCAAAAGGCTTCCATGCCGACAAAGTAGTATCAACACTGTCATCGGATGGTGTGCTAACAGTCAGTGTACCAAAACCAGCCATCGAAGACAAATCGAATGAAAAGTTGATCCAAATTCAACAGACTGGCCCAGCGCACTTGAACGTGAAGGAGAATAAAAAAGAGAGTCTGGAGGAAGAAAAACCAAAGGCATAG
- the LOC129240810 gene encoding heat shock protein 23-like: MSNLSLLLRLAENLSRLTPFREPVLYSRWPAITSSTWDQLHKLEEHLPTATVGKDGFQASMDVQQFKPKELSVKVIDDQIVVEGKHEERGDEHGYISRHFVRRYALPKGFQADKVVSTLSSDGVLTVSVPKPAIEDKSNERVIQIQQTGPADLNVKDNQKESPKEENPKA; this comes from the coding sequence atgtcgAACCTATCATTATTATTGAGATTGGCTGAAAATTTAAGCCGCTTGACACCATTCCGCGAACCGGTGTTGTACAGCCGTTGGCCTGCCATTACTTCTTCGACCTGGGATCAATTACACAAGTTGGAAGAGCATTTGCCCACCGCCACTGTGGGAAAGGATGGATTCCAGGCCAGTATGGATGTGCAACAGTTTAAGCCAAAGGAACTGAGCGTTAAGGTGATCGATGACCAAATCGTTGTTGAGGGTAAACATGAGGAACGAGGAGATGAACATGGTTATATTTCACGACATTTTGTTCGTCGCTATGCATTGCCGAAAGGTTTCCAGGCCGACAAAGTAGTTTCAACACTGTCATCGGATGGTGTCCTAACAGTCAGTGTACCAAAACCAGCCATCGAAGACAAATCGAATGAAAGGGTGATCCAAATTCAACAGACTGGACCAGCGGACTTGAACGTGAAGGATAATCAAAAAGAGAGTCCCAAAGAAGAAAACCCAAAGGCTTAA
- the LOC129241744 gene encoding heat shock protein 23-like, with the protein MSSLPILLNLIDELDRETYNPLYYGNDFGLGLHPHHIHRHHHRHEPAATNIVGYTLPLGLVNRSGERPLGRRAIQSEGKLSPIGKDGLQVCMDVAQFKPSELTVKVLDNSIVVEGKHEERADEHGYISRHFVRRYTLPKDYDADKVVSTLSSDGVLTVTAPKPQEEKSNERVVQIQQTGPAHLNVKQNKEEKIGDSNGDAELK; encoded by the coding sequence atgtcgAGTTTGCCAATTCTTTTGAATTTGATTGACGAATTAGACCGTGAAACTTACAATCCATTGTACTACGGTAACGACTTCGGATTGGGATTACATCCGCACCACATTCACCGCCATCATCATCGTCATGAACCTGCTGCTACCAATATTGTTGGTTATACGCTGCCACTAGGCTTAGTAAATCGTTCAGGTGAACGACCACTGGGCCGACGAGCTATTCAGAGCGAAGGGAAATTGTCTCCAATTGGCAAAGATGGATTGCAAGTGTGTATGGATGTGGCGCAATTCAAACCGAGTGAACTGACTGTAAAAGTACTCGACAACAGCATTGTAGTAGAGGGTAAGCACGAAGAGCGGGCGGATGAGCATGGATATATTTCACGACATTTCGTGCGTCGGTATACACTACCAAAGGACTATGACGCGGATAAAGTAGTTTCAACACTGTCATCGGATGGTGTTCTAACAGTTACCGCACCCAAGCCACAGGAAGAAAAGTCTAACGAACGTGTGGTACAAATTCAACAGACTGGTCCGGCTCATTTGAATGTTAAGCAGAATAAGGAGGAGAAGATCGGAGATTCCAATGGAGATGCTGAACTGAAGTAA
- the LOC129241180 gene encoding heat shock protein 23-like has product MSTLSTLMGLINDMDRLTTTFSPYYHWPMRRQLSLGKPEKAISPLVGKDGFQVSMDVAHFKPSELVVKVVDNTVVVEGKHEEREDEHGYISRHFVRRYTLPKEFDPSKVMSSLSSDGVLTVVAPKPMLEDKSNERVIQIQQTGPAHLNVKENPEEEKKNPEAEKMKNGKEEKKNTKEEKKNQK; this is encoded by the coding sequence ATGTCTACATTATCAACACTAATGGGTTTGATCAACGACATGGACCGTCTCACAACGACTTTTTCACCATATTACCACTGGCCCATGCGCCGACAACTAAGCTTAGGCAAACCAGAAAAGGCAATATCACCGTTGGTGGGTAAAGATGGTTTCCAGGTGTCAATGGACGTGGCACATTTTAAACCAAGTGAATTGGTCGTTAAAGTGGTCGACAACACCGTCGTTGTGGAGGGCAAACATGAAGAACGGGAGGATGAACATGGTTATATCTCTCGTCACTTTGTTCGCCGCTACACTCTTCCTAAAGAATTTGATCCCAGCAAAGTAATGTCTTCGCTTTCTTCAGATGGTGTACTAACTGTTGTTGCTCCTAAGCCAATGCTAGAAGACAAGTCCAATGAGCGTGTCATACAAATACAACAGACTGGTCCTGCACATTTGAATGTAAAGGAGAACCccgaagaagaaaagaagaaccCTGAAGCAGAGAAGATGAAGAATGgcaaagaagagaagaagaataccaaagaagagaagaagaaccAAAAATAA